The following is a genomic window from Dermatophilaceae bacterium Soc4.6.
TCAAGGCCTTTCCGTGCGCGTCTTACGTTATGGGACACCAAACATAGAGTTATGTCGCCGGCGGACCTAGGGTCACGGGTATGACCGCTGCCGTCCGCACCCCGTCCCTCGTCGTCCCCCGCACCGGTGACTCCAGCGTGCTCACCGTGGAGCAGCGTGAGGTCGGCGCGCCCGGCCCCGGCGAGATCCGGGTCGAGGTGGCCGCCACGGGGGTCAACTTCATCGAGGTCTACCAGCGTCAGGGGGTCTACCCCCTCCCGCTCCCCTTCGTGCTGGGCAGCGAGGGGGCCGGCACCGTCGAGGCGGTCGGCGACGGCGTCGACCTCCGGGTCGGCGACCACGTCGCCTGGGCGGCGGCTCCCGGCAGCGCCGCCGGCCACGTGCGCATGCCCGCGGCCGTCGCGGTGCCCGTCCCCGACGGTCTCGCCCTCGAGACGGCCGCCGCCGCGATGCTCCAGGGCATCACCGCCCACTACCTCGTCACGAGCACGTATGCCGTGCAGCCCGGCGACACCGTGCTCGCCCACGCCGTGGCCGGCGGGGTCGGGCAGCTGCTCGTGCAGCTGGTGAAGGCCCGTGGAGCCCGGCTGATCGGGACGGCCGGCTCGGCGGCCAAGGCCCGGAAGGCGCTCGACCTCGGCGCCGACCACGTCATCGACTACACCGACCTCGACTCGGCGTCCCTCGCGGCCGCGGTGCGCGAGGCCAACGGCGGTGAGGGCGTGCACGTGGTCTACGACGGCGTCGGGCGCACGACCTTCGATGCCTCGCTGAAGGCGCTGCGCCTCCGCGGGATGCTCGTGCTCTTCGGTGGTGCGTCGGGCCAGGTGCCCGCCTTCGACATCCAGCGCCTCAACGCCGGCGGCTCGCTCTTCCTCACCCGCCCGACGATGGGCGACTACATCGCGACCCGTGAGGAGCTGACCTGGCGCGCCGGCGAGGTCCTCGGCGCGCTCGCGTCCGGCGACCTGGGCATCGAGGTGGGCGGACGCTACCCGCTGGCCGAGGCGGCCACGGCGTACGACGACCTCGAGGGGCGCCGCACGACGGGCAAGCTGCTGCTGCTGCCGTCGGCCACCACACCGCGGTGATCGTGAAGGGTCAGGTCCAGAGGACTGCGACGAGCACGTTGAGCAGGGTGAGGCCGGCCGCGGCCTGCACGAGGGGAGCGGCCACCGCCGCCATCGTGGTGGTCGCGGTGGCTCCCGTCGCGACCCCGGTCGCGGCCCCCGGGGAGACCTCGAGCCCGGCCCGCTTCTGGCGGGCGTTGGCGATCTCGACGCAGGCGAGCACGCCGAGGGCGACGAGCAGCTTGACCCCGATCTTGGGGTGGTTCGGCGGGTCGGTCGGGTCGTTCGCCGCCTCGACGAGGCCCACCAGGACCAGGCCCGTCACGAGCTGCGCGCGCGCACCCCAGAGCACCGCGGGGTGCAGCCGCGGCGACGAGCGGGTCGCGAACCAGCCACCGAGGATCGCGGCCATGCCGAGCAGGTGGAGGACGAGGACGAGGTTCGTGGCGACCGACATGGCCTCAGCCTAGGGCGCCGGGCACGAGGACCTCCGCGCCCGGCGCCGGGCCGCCGTCAGCAGCTCTTGTCGATGGTGGTGACGACGTCGTTGGAGACGCAGAAGGTGCCCACCACCCGGCTGACGACCGGCCGACGGGCAGGAGGCGGTCAGAGGATGCGGCGGTGCATGGCCCAGGCCGTCAGCTCGTGACGGCTCGAGAGCTGCAGCTTGCGCAGCACCGCCGAGACGTGGGTCTCGACCGTCTTCACCGAGATGAAGAGCTCCTTGGCCACCTCCTTGTACTGGTACCCGCGGGCGATGAGGCGCATGACCTCCCGCTCGCGGGTGGAGAGCCGGTCGAGCTCCTCGTCGACCTCGGCGATCTCGCCCGCAGCCGCCCCGAACGCGTCGAGCACGAAGCCGGCCAGGCGCGGGCTGAAGACCGCGTCACCGTCGGCCACCCGGGTGATGGCCGTCATCAGGTCGTTGCCGCTGATCGTCTTGGTGACGTAGCCCCGGGCCCCGGCCCGGATCACGGCGATGACGTCCTCGGCCGAGTCCGACACCGACAGGGCGAGGAAGCGCACCGGCTGCCCGCTCGCCGTCTCGATCCCCCGCGAGCCGCCGATGACGTCGACCCCACCGTTGCCGTTGCCACCCGGCAGGTGCACGTCGAGCAGCACGACGTCGGGACGCACGTCCTTGATCACCGTGATGGCCGAGTCGACGTCGGGCGCCTCGCCCACGACCTCGGTCACGGCGAGGTCGAGCTCGGTCTTGACCCCGGAGCGGAACATCCGGTGGTCGTCGACGAGCACGAGACGGATGGGCTGCGGCATCAGGGGGTTCCTTCGGGTTCGGGTCGTCCGGCGTGGTCGCCGGAGGTCTGCGGGTGCGGCGGGAGGGTCAGCTCGATCTCCGTGCCGCCCTCGAGGTGGCGGATGCGGGCGGAGCCGCCGTGACGCTCCATCCGGCCGAGGATGGACTGGCGCACGCCGAGGCGGTCGGGACCGACCTCGTCGAGGTCGAAGCCCTCGCCGTGGTCGCGCACGAAGCACTCCACCCCGTGGGGCCCGACCTCCACGTAGGCCGAGACCGGCGGCGCGCCGTGGCGCACGGCGTTGAGCATCGCCTCGCGGGCGGCCTTGACCAGGGCCGAGCCGCCCTCGTCCAGCGGCTGGTCGCCAGTCACGACGAGGTCGATCGGCACCCCGTGGTCGTCCTCGACCTCGTGCGCCACCGCCGCGACCGCCGCCGCGATCGTGTCGCCCGACTGCACGCGATCGGCATACAGCCAGGTGCGCAGCTCGCGCTCCTGCGAGCGGGCCAGCCGCACGACCGTCGCCGGGTCGTCCGAGCGGCGCTGGATGAGCGCGAGGGTCTGCAGGACCGAGTCGTGCAGGTGGGCGGCGATGTCGGCGCGCTCGGTGGCCCGGATCCGCTCGCTCTGCTCACGCTGCAGCCCCCGGGCCAGCCGCAGCACCCACGGGGCCGCGACGACCACGGCCCCGAGCAGCACGGCGAGCGCAGCCACGGCGCTGGTCGTCGCGGCCGCGAGCCCCTGTCCCTGCGTGAAGAGCGCGACCACCCCGACCAGCACGAGCGACACGCCGACCGCGGGGAGGACGACGGCGAGCACCTTGCCGCGACGAGACCGGCGACGCCAGCCCACCCGCTCGGTGTCGTCGAGCTGGGACCACGCGAGGAAGGCCCCGGCAGCCACGGCCACGACAGGGACCACGAGGCTGAGGTGCGAGGCCGCCGCAGCCAGGGGCCCGCCCCAGCTGAGCCCGACCAGCCCGAGCAGCACGCCGACGACGACGAGCACCTGGCCGTAGCCCAGCGGGCGCCGGTCGGTCCGGACCGCGGCCGCGGGCCCACCCGGGGCGCGGGTGTCGGGCCGCGTCATCACCCACAGGAAGGCGTAGACGGGCAGGCCCGGGCCGGCGATGACCGCGACCACCATCACGAGCCGCACGAGACCGGGCTCGATGCCGAGGTGGGCACCGACGCCTCCGCACACCCCGGCCAGCCAGCGGTCCGACGTCGAGCGGTAGAGCCGGGCGGGCGGGGGCGGCGCGGGGGCCAGGCCGGGGAGGGGAGCCGCGGGAGCGCCCGGAGCGCCCATAGCGCCCGGCGCGTGCACCGGCCCAGGGGTCGGTGGGACCCCAGGGAGGTGCTCGGTCTGGCTCACCCCTCCATCCTGACCCATCAGGGGCCCGCAGCGGCCCCGGCAGCCCGTCTTCCGGGGTGGCATCAGGGTGGGTTCAGGGTCGACCCGCATCGTCCGGAGGCCACGCGTCCCGCAGGATGGGAACGTGACCTCGCCACCCCAGCCTCCCCCCGACCCGGCGGCTGCTCCCGGCCGCA
Proteins encoded in this region:
- a CDS encoding quinone oxidoreductase; its protein translation is MTAAVRTPSLVVPRTGDSSVLTVEQREVGAPGPGEIRVEVAATGVNFIEVYQRQGVYPLPLPFVLGSEGAGTVEAVGDGVDLRVGDHVAWAAAPGSAAGHVRMPAAVAVPVPDGLALETAAAAMLQGITAHYLVTSTYAVQPGDTVLAHAVAGGVGQLLVQLVKARGARLIGTAGSAAKARKALDLGADHVIDYTDLDSASLAAAVREANGGEGVHVVYDGVGRTTFDASLKALRLRGMLVLFGGASGQVPAFDIQRLNAGGSLFLTRPTMGDYIATREELTWRAGEVLGALASGDLGIEVGGRYPLAEAATAYDDLEGRRTTGKLLLLPSATTPR
- a CDS encoding response regulator transcription factor: MPQPIRLVLVDDHRMFRSGVKTELDLAVTEVVGEAPDVDSAITVIKDVRPDVVLLDVHLPGGNGNGGVDVIGGSRGIETASGQPVRFLALSVSDSAEDVIAVIRAGARGYVTKTISGNDLMTAITRVADGDAVFSPRLAGFVLDAFGAAAGEIAEVDEELDRLSTREREVMRLIARGYQYKEVAKELFISVKTVETHVSAVLRKLQLSSRHELTAWAMHRRIL
- a CDS encoding PspC domain-containing protein; translation: MSQTEHLPGVPPTPGPVHAPGAMGAPGAPAAPLPGLAPAPPPPARLYRSTSDRWLAGVCGGVGAHLGIEPGLVRLVMVVAVIAGPGLPVYAFLWVMTRPDTRAPGGPAAAVRTDRRPLGYGQVLVVVGVLLGLVGLSWGGPLAAAASHLSLVVPVVAVAAGAFLAWSQLDDTERVGWRRRSRRGKVLAVVLPAVGVSLVLVGVVALFTQGQGLAAATTSAVAALAVLLGAVVVAAPWVLRLARGLQREQSERIRATERADIAAHLHDSVLQTLALIQRRSDDPATVVRLARSQERELRTWLYADRVQSGDTIAAAVAAVAHEVEDDHGVPIDLVVTGDQPLDEGGSALVKAAREAMLNAVRHGAPPVSAYVEVGPHGVECFVRDHGEGFDLDEVGPDRLGVRQSILGRMERHGGSARIRHLEGGTEIELTLPPHPQTSGDHAGRPEPEGTP